The Macrobrachium nipponense isolate FS-2020 chromosome 46, ASM1510439v2, whole genome shotgun sequence genome has a segment encoding these proteins:
- the LOC135214534 gene encoding uncharacterized protein LOC135214534 — protein MELYARLFPTSAVAFIDLNSAFDVTNRDIILDQLIDFGIKGNLLRWIRGYLQNRISHVLFKGAMSTAKELELGTPHCGVLSPFLFNILHHRLLSLLPDTDHTTITCYADNICIHSGSPDHLQPFLSCFYKSASSCGLIISPEKSRIFSPKSARYLPEFTMGNDVIPLCMQHLYLGAPLRITPSIPARQWVHPMAQDLLARLQRRLTPVKWLTNYSTGVSILVTRTIYITLILSVVDYLSPALCQLSRSTLQPLEKFQNQAMSLILGCPASLEL, from the coding sequence ATGGAGCTCTACGCTCGTCTCTTCCCGACCAGTGctgtagccttcattgatttgaacagtgcatttgatgtcacaAATAGAGACATCATTCTAGACCAGCTCATTGATTTTGGAATCAAAGGAAACCTTTTGAGATGGATACGTGGTTATCTACAAAATAGAATCTCTCATGTGCTGTTTAAGGGAGCAATGAGCACTGCAAAGGAACTTGAACTCGGTACTCCACACTGTGGAGTACTTAGTCCATTTCTGTTTAATATTCTCCATCATCGACTTCTTTCCCTACTTCCTGACACTGATCACACAACCATCACTTGCTATGCAGACAATATATGCATTCACTCAGGATCTCCAGATCACTTGCAACCCTTCCTCTCCTGCTTCTACAAATCAGCATCCTCCTGTGGTCTCATTATCTCCCCAGAAAAAAGTAGAATCTTCTCCCCCAAGTCAGCAAGGTATCTGCCAGAATTTACCATGGGGAACGATGTTATACCTCTGTGCATGCAGCATCTTTACTTGGGAGCGCCATTGCGGATAACACCTTCCATTCCAGCAAGACAGTGGGTACATCCCATGGCTCAAGATCTGCTGGCCAGGTTACAGCGACGCCTGACTCCTGTCAAATGGCTTACCAATTATTCTACAGGAGTATCTATCCTAGTCACCAGAACCATATACATTACCCTAATCCTCTCAGTGGTAGATTATCTTTCCCCTGCACTATGTCAGCTCTCCAGATCAACTCTACAGCCTCTCGAAAAATTCCAGAACCAAGCAATGAGTCTCATCCTAGGCTGTCCAGCCTCCCTAGAATTGTAA